In Archangium violaceum, the following are encoded in one genomic region:
- a CDS encoding DUF2381 family protein — MRVAVAMVMDNPGTAPWTAKDAALLVGKGQDVKEAKAWQLAPIPPGGSGLVMVETELLAHEARGTFTLKLWDENGGRLVTLGGVTFP; from the coding sequence ATGCGGGTGGCCGTGGCGATGGTCATGGACAACCCCGGCACGGCCCCCTGGACGGCCAAGGATGCGGCACTGCTGGTGGGAAAGGGCCAGGACGTGAAGGAAGCGAAGGCGTGGCAGCTCGCGCCCATTCCGCCGGGAGGGTCGGGCCTCGTGATGGTGGAGACGGAGTTGCTGGCTCACGAGGCGCGGGGCACCTTCACCCTCAAGTTGTGGGACGAGAACGGAGGCCGGCTTGTCACCCTGGGTGGAGTGACCTTCCCGTGA
- the istA gene encoding IS21 family transposase has protein sequence MGLTGRAIARSCGLSPSTVSDYLGRIKLARLNWPLPAELDDDAALEQLLFPDEHKPKLNRPEPDFARIHEELRRKHVTKQLLWQEYREQHPDGYQYSQFCEHYARWCAQLSVTMRQTHRAGEKGFVDFSGDGLELVVPETGERQKVKLFLFVLGASSYTYVEPVLGEDLATWVGCHSRALEYFGGVPQVVVPDNLKAAVQRPDRYEPELNPTYAELARHYGFAVIPARVRKPRDKAKVEAAVLLAERWILAVLRHQRFSTLQQVREAVRPLLEKLNERPMRKLGKSRRQLFEEVDRPALKPLPAERYELAWWKKARVNIDYHIEVDEHLYSVPYQLELVSKMDQGA, from the coding sequence ATGGGACTGACCGGCAGGGCGATAGCGCGCAGCTGCGGACTGTCACCGAGCACGGTGAGCGATTACCTGGGCCGGATAAAGCTGGCGCGGCTGAACTGGCCACTGCCGGCGGAGCTGGACGATGACGCAGCTCTGGAGCAGCTGCTCTTCCCCGACGAGCACAAGCCGAAGCTCAATCGCCCGGAGCCCGACTTCGCGCGAATCCACGAGGAGCTTCGGCGCAAGCACGTCACCAAGCAATTGCTGTGGCAGGAGTACCGGGAGCAGCACCCGGATGGCTACCAGTACAGCCAGTTCTGCGAGCACTACGCGCGCTGGTGCGCGCAACTGTCGGTGACGATGCGGCAGACGCACCGGGCCGGAGAGAAGGGCTTCGTGGACTTCAGCGGGGATGGGCTCGAGCTGGTGGTGCCCGAGACGGGGGAGAGGCAGAAGGTGAAGCTCTTCCTCTTCGTGCTGGGCGCCAGCAGCTACACCTACGTGGAGCCGGTGCTGGGGGAGGACCTGGCCACGTGGGTGGGCTGCCACAGCCGAGCGCTGGAGTACTTTGGCGGCGTGCCTCAGGTGGTGGTGCCCGACAATCTCAAGGCGGCAGTGCAGCGGCCTGACCGGTACGAGCCGGAGCTCAACCCCACCTACGCGGAGCTGGCCCGGCACTACGGTTTCGCCGTCATTCCCGCGCGCGTGCGCAAGCCGCGAGACAAGGCGAAGGTGGAGGCCGCGGTGCTGCTGGCCGAGAGGTGGATTCTGGCCGTGCTGCGCCACCAGCGCTTCAGCACGTTGCAGCAGGTGCGCGAGGCGGTGCGTCCGTTGCTCGAGAAGCTCAACGAGCGCCCCATGCGCAAGCTGGGCAAGTCGCGGCGGCAGCTCTTCGAGGAGGTGGACCGGCCCGCGCTCAAGCCCCTGCCCGCGGAGCGCTACGAGCTGGCGTGGTGGAAGAAGGCGCGCGTCAACATCGACTACCACATCGAGGTGGATGAGCACCTCTACAGCGTGCCGTACCAGTTAGAGCTCGTTTCAAAAATGGACCAGGGAGCCTAG
- a CDS encoding IS5 family transposase (programmed frameshift) translates to MRRELVPDELWARVEPLLPRHRRKGRRGRPLRDDRACLRGIIFVLRTGIAWRDLPAEVFGCSGATCWRRLRKWSRAGVFEKLQRVLLNELGHKGLIDWSRASFDSSSLRAIKGGPQTGPNPTDRGKAGSKHHLVVDRRGLPLATLLSAANVHDKREALPLLDAILPIKGPRGRPRRRPAKGHGDKGYDYADTRRGLRKRHIVPRIARRGVESKERLGRHRWVVERSLDWFHQMKRLRIREERNPQMHLALLRLGHCLLLYRVLERHLRNGPE, encoded by the exons ATGAGGCGCGAACTGGTCCCGGACGAGCTGTGGGCGAGGGTGGAGCCGCTGCTGCCACGACATCGCCGCAAAGGGAGAAGAGGTCGTCCATTGCGCGACGATAGGGCGTGCCTGCGGGGCATTATCTTCGTGCTCAGGACGGGCATCGCCTGGAGAGACCTGCCAGCCGAGGTGTTCGGGTGCAGCGGGGCGACGTGCTGGAGGAGGCTGCGAAAGTGGAGCCGAGCAGGAGTCTTCGAGAAGCTCCAGCGGGTGTTGCTGAACGAGTTGGGGCACAAGGGGCTCATTGACTGGAGCCGGGCCTCGTTCGACTCCAGCAGCCTACGGGCGATAAAAGGGGGGC CCCAAACAGGCCCGAATCCAACGGACAGAGGAAAGGCGGGCAGCAAGCACCACCTGGTCGTAGACCGCCGGGGCCTGCCGCTGGCCACCTTGCTGTCGGCCGCCAACGTGCACGACAAGCGCGAGGCGCTGCCGCTCCTCGACGCCATCCTCCCCATCAAGGGGCCACGAGGCAGGCCACGCAGGCGTCCGGCGAAAGGGCACGGCGACAAGGGGTACGATTATGCCGATACCCGCCGGGGATTACGGAAGCGCCACATCGTTCCCCGCATCGCCCGCCGAGGCGTGGAGTCGAAGGAGCGTTTGGGACGCCATCGCTGGGTGGTGGAGCGCTCCCTGGACTGGTTCCACCAGATGAAACGCCTGCGGATTCGCGAAGAGCGGAACCCACAGATGCACCTGGCACTCCTTCGCCTTGGCCACTGCCTCCTTCTCTATCGCGTGCTTGAGCGCCATTTACGAAATGGCCCTGAATAG
- a CDS encoding transposase, whose amino-acid sequence MGKRVEVRATTACVEVFLAGRRVASHPRASGPRPTTLPEHMPSSHRAHAQWTPSRILEWAAKVGPSTAALAEELMRRRKHPEQGFRACLGLIRLKEKYGPERLERACARALRHRACTYGSVAAILRNKLEAVEPVAEERAALPVHENIRGPDYYH is encoded by the coding sequence GTGGGCAAGCGGGTGGAAGTACGCGCCACCACGGCGTGCGTCGAAGTCTTCCTCGCAGGCCGTCGCGTCGCCAGCCACCCGCGCGCCAGCGGGCCGCGGCCGACGACGCTGCCCGAGCACATGCCCAGCTCGCACCGCGCCCATGCGCAGTGGACGCCCTCGCGAATACTCGAGTGGGCGGCCAAGGTGGGCCCCTCGACTGCGGCGCTGGCCGAGGAGCTGATGCGTCGGCGCAAACATCCCGAGCAGGGGTTCCGCGCCTGCCTGGGCCTCATCCGCTTGAAGGAGAAGTACGGCCCGGAGCGGTTGGAGCGCGCGTGCGCGCGTGCGCTTCGGCATCGTGCCTGTACCTACGGCAGCGTCGCCGCCATCCTGCGCAACAAGCTGGAAGCCGTGGAGCCGGTGGCCGAGGAGCGCGCCGCGCTGCCCGTCCACGAGAACATCCGCGGCCCTGACTACTACCACTGA
- the istB gene encoding IS21-like element helper ATPase IstB, translating into MLMKQTLEKLKAMKLLGMASYLEGWLDVPPTQDVSASELLGLLVDAEWTQRENRKLSLRLKNAKLRQPACVEDIDYAHARGLTRAQVVELASCRWVAAHQNVLLTGPTGMGKSYLACALGNKACREGYTVVYRRASRLYDELAQARADGTWRTVLQRLSKAHVFILDDFGLEPLTANERRDLLEVLEDRCGTASTVITSQLDPKQWHALIGDATVADAILDRVVHNAHRIKLMGESIRKQHGKLTTEPKPEK; encoded by the coding sequence ATGCTGATGAAACAGACACTGGAGAAGCTCAAGGCGATGAAGCTGCTGGGGATGGCCAGCTACCTGGAGGGGTGGCTGGACGTGCCTCCCACGCAGGACGTCAGCGCGTCCGAGTTGCTCGGGCTGCTGGTGGACGCCGAGTGGACGCAGCGAGAGAACCGCAAGCTCTCCCTGCGGTTGAAGAACGCGAAGCTGCGGCAGCCGGCATGCGTGGAGGACATCGACTACGCCCACGCCCGAGGGCTGACGAGGGCCCAGGTGGTGGAGCTGGCCTCGTGCCGCTGGGTGGCCGCCCACCAGAACGTCCTGCTCACCGGGCCGACGGGAATGGGCAAGAGCTACCTGGCGTGCGCGCTGGGCAACAAGGCGTGCCGCGAAGGCTACACGGTGGTGTACCGCAGGGCCTCCCGGCTCTACGACGAGCTGGCCCAGGCGCGGGCCGATGGCACCTGGCGCACGGTGCTGCAGCGCTTGTCCAAGGCGCACGTCTTCATCCTCGACGACTTCGGCTTGGAGCCACTGACGGCCAACGAGCGAAGGGACCTGCTCGAAGTCTTGGAGGACCGGTGTGGAACTGCTTCCACCGTCATCACCTCCCAGCTCGATCCCAAGCAATGGCACGCGCTCATCGGTGATGCGACCGTCGCCGACGCCATCCTCGACCGGGTGGTCCACAACGCCCACCGCATCAAGCTGATGGGCGAGTCCATCCGCAAGCAGCATGGAAAGTTGACGACCGAGCCGAAGCCGGAGAAGTGA
- a CDS encoding DUF2381 family protein → MAGIRTITFRFDSLLRQDSLNIQERGWFEDWALGQQMLTLAPRENLAPGKRTEVEVCFADGAAPACATFVLVVHPGLGMQEVKVLRQSRPVAHFQQVAKEAEAQVQQCREEVRQLRSERGVPDGLTGAVASGLVNLGRGVDGKDLTDDATEKEGNTLIKDRVFSYRSKERVAVEVYLANPGTTPWTATGAVLRGPKGEVLKPLLLWQPDPIVPAAPGEEGKRGRVVVEVLATEKQARGTYTLILWDATRQRTITLGEVSFP, encoded by the coding sequence ATGGCCGGAATACGCACCATCACCTTCCGATTCGACTCGTTGCTCCGGCAGGACTCCCTGAACATTCAAGAGCGGGGATGGTTCGAGGACTGGGCCTTGGGGCAGCAGATGCTCACGCTGGCTCCTCGAGAGAACCTGGCCCCCGGGAAGCGGACCGAAGTGGAAGTGTGCTTCGCGGACGGTGCCGCGCCCGCGTGCGCCACCTTCGTGCTCGTCGTCCATCCCGGGCTCGGAATGCAGGAGGTGAAGGTGCTGCGGCAGTCGCGCCCCGTGGCGCACTTCCAGCAAGTCGCCAAGGAGGCTGAGGCTCAGGTCCAGCAGTGCCGTGAGGAGGTGCGGCAGCTCCGCTCCGAGCGCGGCGTGCCGGATGGCTTGACTGGTGCCGTTGCGTCCGGACTGGTGAATCTTGGAAGGGGTGTTGACGGCAAGGACCTGACCGACGATGCCACCGAGAAGGAGGGAAATACCCTCATCAAGGATCGCGTCTTCAGCTACCGCTCCAAGGAGCGGGTGGCGGTAGAGGTGTACCTCGCGAACCCGGGCACGACGCCCTGGACGGCGACGGGCGCGGTACTCCGCGGGCCCAAGGGCGAGGTCCTCAAGCCGCTGCTGCTCTGGCAGCCGGACCCCATCGTTCCGGCCGCGCCAGGAGAGGAGGGCAAGCGAGGGCGCGTCGTGGTGGAGGTACTGGCCACGGAGAAACAGGCCAGGGGCACCTACACCCTCATCCTCTGGGACGCGACTCGCCAGCGCACCATCACCCTTGGCGAAGTCTCATTTCCGTAG